From one Streptomyces sp. NBC_01478 genomic stretch:
- a CDS encoding WD40/YVTN/BNR-like repeat-containing protein gives MSVPTRKRRWFTICAITASAALVAIPAGAAPGGDSSPFGARALAQLAAERGQSVGTVSPKAKADDDGGDDGNEADEIAEGADQYAEARTSPGIVAPGAYGAAWTSLANLPSTGGSWRNITNLPYNSDDPRYRDYDSNSSGGSGNVTGRMAAMAADDDGYVYAGSAGGGVWRSRTGGGRWQPISDQLPAQSTGALALDGAGRLWLGTGEATTNADAYLGSGVYVLSNPRHGTFSSRSRVGGDELESTTIHELRFGGGKVWAATSEGVWSHSTKKLSGAWKLEFAPNPAYLPGGSLASDASAAYKNIANDIAIDPKDPSKVVLAVGWRSGDDYNGFYTKGSDGSWTRITSGLGDLPADADNVGNVTFARSADGSRYYAIDQSPEQLNTNPDSGLEGIYVSKSGSPTGPWTKIADYQGLAADGSALTSSGYMPGVQAWYNQFLTVDPANAEHVYAGLEEVYETKDGGTNWSTVGPYWNFGFPCWSIDPTKQTGDCSPTTHSDQHGVAIGSYHGKSFVYVGNDGGVYKRPLDGSQDASGHATDWTSLNDGTIDTLQYYSVGVGKDLTYGGVSVTGGLQDNGQSILRSNDTVMGSNFGGDGGDTLTDPANGCNIAEEYVYLSIQVTQNCAINDGSWVTDPSKITSYNVAPADNATGEARFIAPITADMKNSSTWIAGGRHIWVQTHGYAIRSGDEWTSVYDLGAGRTATAVAASGGKVYAAWCGPCNNQGFARGISVGNADGTGWHDITLPATGADGTVPNRYLAGFAVDPKNADHVYLAVNGFSRHWTEGPGAGVGHVFESTDGGTTWKDISKNLPDVPTNSAVVTSNGGLAVATDLGVVYRAPGRTTWERVGNLPAVAVLQLKLSPDGRTLYAATHGRGIYTIDVRNCR, from the coding sequence GTGTCAGTACCGACCCGCAAGAGACGTTGGTTCACGATCTGCGCCATCACCGCATCCGCCGCACTCGTGGCGATACCCGCCGGCGCCGCGCCCGGTGGGGACAGCAGCCCCTTCGGGGCCCGCGCACTGGCTCAACTGGCCGCCGAACGAGGGCAGTCGGTGGGTACCGTCAGCCCGAAGGCCAAGGCGGACGACGACGGCGGTGACGACGGCAACGAGGCCGACGAGATAGCCGAGGGCGCGGACCAGTACGCCGAGGCCCGCACCTCACCCGGCATCGTCGCACCCGGCGCGTACGGCGCCGCCTGGACGAGTCTGGCCAACCTGCCCAGCACCGGTGGCAGTTGGCGCAACATCACGAACCTGCCGTACAACTCCGACGACCCGCGCTACCGCGACTACGACTCCAACTCCAGCGGCGGCTCGGGCAATGTGACCGGCCGGATGGCCGCGATGGCCGCCGACGACGACGGGTACGTGTACGCGGGCAGCGCGGGCGGCGGAGTGTGGCGCTCCCGTACCGGAGGCGGCCGTTGGCAGCCCATCAGCGACCAACTGCCCGCCCAGTCCACCGGCGCGCTCGCGCTGGACGGCGCCGGTCGGCTGTGGCTGGGCACCGGCGAGGCGACGACCAACGCGGACGCGTATCTCGGCAGCGGGGTCTACGTCCTGTCGAACCCCCGTCACGGCACGTTCTCCTCCCGCAGCCGGGTCGGCGGCGACGAGCTGGAGTCCACCACCATCCACGAACTGCGCTTCGGCGGCGGCAAGGTGTGGGCGGCGACCAGCGAGGGCGTGTGGAGCCACTCCACGAAGAAGCTGAGCGGCGCCTGGAAGCTGGAGTTCGCGCCCAACCCCGCCTATCTGCCGGGCGGTTCACTCGCGAGCGACGCCTCGGCCGCGTACAAGAACATCGCCAACGACATCGCGATCGACCCGAAGGACCCCTCGAAGGTCGTCCTCGCGGTCGGCTGGCGCAGCGGTGACGACTACAACGGCTTCTACACCAAGGGCTCCGACGGCAGTTGGACCCGCATCACCAGCGGCCTGGGCGACCTGCCGGCCGACGCGGACAACGTCGGCAACGTCACCTTCGCCCGCTCCGCCGACGGCTCGCGCTACTACGCCATCGACCAGTCCCCGGAGCAGCTCAACACCAACCCGGACAGCGGCCTGGAAGGCATCTACGTCTCCAAGTCCGGTTCTCCCACCGGACCTTGGACGAAGATCGCCGACTACCAGGGCCTGGCCGCCGACGGTTCGGCGCTCACCTCCAGCGGCTACATGCCCGGCGTGCAGGCCTGGTACAACCAGTTCCTGACCGTCGACCCCGCGAACGCGGAGCACGTGTACGCGGGCCTGGAGGAGGTCTACGAGACCAAGGACGGCGGCACCAACTGGTCCACGGTCGGCCCGTACTGGAACTTCGGCTTCCCCTGCTGGAGCATCGACCCCACCAAGCAGACGGGCGACTGCAGCCCGACCACCCACTCCGACCAGCACGGCGTCGCGATCGGCAGCTACCACGGCAAGAGCTTCGTCTACGTCGGCAACGACGGCGGCGTCTACAAGCGCCCGCTCGACGGCTCGCAGGACGCCTCCGGGCACGCCACCGACTGGACCTCGCTCAACGACGGCACCATCGACACCCTCCAGTACTACTCGGTCGGCGTCGGCAAGGACCTGACCTACGGCGGTGTCTCCGTCACCGGCGGCCTCCAGGACAACGGCCAGTCGATCCTGCGCAGCAATGACACGGTGATGGGCTCCAACTTCGGCGGTGACGGCGGCGACACGCTCACCGATCCGGCCAACGGCTGCAACATCGCGGAGGAGTACGTCTACCTCTCGATCCAGGTGACCCAGAACTGCGCCATCAACGACGGGAGTTGGGTCACCGACCCCAGCAAGATCACGTCGTACAACGTCGCCCCCGCCGACAACGCCACCGGCGAGGCCCGCTTCATCGCCCCGATCACGGCCGACATGAAGAACAGCTCGACCTGGATCGCCGGCGGCCGTCACATCTGGGTCCAGACCCACGGCTACGCCATCCGCAGCGGCGACGAGTGGACCAGCGTCTACGACCTCGGCGCCGGACGCACCGCGACCGCCGTCGCGGCCTCGGGCGGCAAGGTGTACGCGGCCTGGTGCGGCCCCTGCAACAACCAGGGCTTCGCCCGCGGCATCTCCGTCGGCAACGCGGACGGCACCGGCTGGCACGACATCACCCTCCCGGCGACCGGCGCGGACGGCACCGTACCCAACCGCTACCTCGCCGGCTTCGCCGTCGACCCGAAGAACGCCGACCACGTCTACCTCGCGGTCAACGGCTTCTCCCGGCACTGGACCGAGGGTCCCGGCGCCGGCGTCGGCCACGTCTTCGAGTCCACCGACGGCGGCACCACCTGGAAGGACATCTCGAAGAACCTCCCCGACGTGCCGACCAACTCCGCGGTCGTCACATCGAACGGCGGCCTCGCCGTCGCCACCGACCTCGGCGTCGTCTACCGCGCGCCGGGCCGTACGACCTGGGAGCGCGTCGGGAACCTCCCGGCCGTCGCCGTACTCCAGTTGAAGCTGAGCCCGGACGGCAGGACGCTGTACGCGGCCACGCACGGCCGCGGCATCTACACGATCGACGTGCGCAACTGCCGCTGA
- a CDS encoding TetR/AcrR family transcriptional regulator, translated as MNPGDQHSDAPAAQPVRSDVERNRGRILAAARTVFGRDGLSASMASVARETGVGIATVFRHFPTKEALVAAVFSDRMDAYADAVATALEDPDPWHGFTGYIEAACAMQAADSGFADVLTMTFPTARAMEKRRNEAYEGMVELIGRAKATGRLREDFDPSDLVLLHMANLGVVNACGDAAPDAWRRVVALMIQSFEAPARAPLPASPAHDDLYRAMLRALPAGDTVARKPDPSI; from the coding sequence ATGAACCCCGGCGACCAGCACTCCGACGCCCCCGCCGCCCAGCCTGTGCGCAGTGACGTCGAGCGCAACCGGGGGCGGATCCTCGCCGCCGCGCGCACCGTGTTCGGACGCGACGGCCTGAGCGCCTCGATGGCTTCCGTGGCCCGCGAGACAGGTGTCGGGATCGCCACCGTCTTCCGTCACTTCCCCACGAAGGAAGCGCTGGTCGCAGCCGTCTTCTCCGATCGCATGGACGCCTACGCCGACGCGGTCGCCACCGCCCTCGAAGACCCCGACCCCTGGCACGGTTTCACCGGCTACATCGAGGCCGCCTGCGCGATGCAGGCCGCCGACAGCGGCTTCGCCGACGTACTGACCATGACATTCCCCACCGCCAGGGCCATGGAGAAGCGCCGGAACGAGGCGTACGAGGGCATGGTGGAACTCATCGGCCGCGCCAAGGCCACGGGCCGGCTGCGCGAGGACTTCGACCCCTCGGACCTGGTACTGCTGCACATGGCCAACCTCGGCGTCGTCAACGCCTGCGGCGACGCCGCTCCCGACGCCTGGCGACGCGTCGTAGCCCTGATGATCCAGTCCTTCGAGGCCCCGGCCCGGGCCCCCCTTCCCGCCTCGCCCGCGCACGACGACCTCTACAGGGCCATGCTCCGCGCCCTGCCGGCAGGCGACACCGTCGCGCGGAAGCCCGACCCGAGCATCTGA
- a CDS encoding phosphoribosyltransferase has translation MDAVRENLTYDAFGVAVRELAQTIADDGYEPDVILSIARGGVFVAGGLAYALDCKNISLVNVEFYTGVGTTLDMPVMLAPVPNAIDFSSKRVLITDDVADTGKTLKLVRDFCLDAVAEVRSAVVYEKSQSLVKCEYVWKRTDDWINFPWSVLPPVHRSGEAARPNTEAL, from the coding sequence GTGGACGCCGTACGGGAGAACCTGACCTACGACGCGTTCGGCGTCGCCGTGCGCGAGCTCGCGCAGACCATCGCCGACGACGGCTACGAGCCCGACGTCATCCTCAGCATCGCCCGCGGCGGGGTCTTCGTCGCCGGGGGCCTCGCCTACGCCCTCGACTGCAAGAACATCAGCCTCGTGAACGTCGAGTTCTACACCGGCGTCGGCACCACCCTCGACATGCCCGTGATGCTCGCCCCCGTCCCCAACGCGATCGACTTCTCCTCCAAGAGGGTCCTGATCACCGACGACGTCGCCGACACCGGCAAGACGCTCAAGTTGGTCCGCGACTTCTGCCTGGACGCCGTCGCCGAGGTGCGCAGCGCGGTCGTCTACGAGAAGTCGCAGTCGCTGGTGAAGTGCGAGTACGTGTGGAAGCGCACCGACGACTGGATCAACTTCCCGTGGAGTGTGCTGCCTCCAGTACACAGGTCGGGGGAAGCGGCGAGGCCCAACACGGAAGCGCTCTAG
- a CDS encoding winged helix-turn-helix transcriptional regulator — MKRPTHWARESAARHDAETRTQVDEGITRVFQLLGKRWNGPIMSVLTAGPAYFADLRRAIPGISERMLSNRLTELAATELVVREVDEGPPLRVSYQLTEAGAALEPALKELAEWAKIHLPEPSRPADR; from the coding sequence ATGAAGCGGCCGACGCACTGGGCCCGCGAGAGCGCAGCCCGCCACGACGCGGAGACCCGTACCCAGGTCGACGAGGGCATCACACGCGTCTTCCAACTCCTCGGAAAGCGCTGGAACGGCCCCATCATGTCCGTACTGACTGCGGGGCCGGCGTACTTCGCCGACCTGCGCCGGGCGATCCCCGGAATCAGCGAGCGCATGCTCTCCAACCGGCTGACCGAGCTTGCCGCCACGGAACTTGTCGTGCGCGAAGTGGACGAGGGGCCGCCGCTACGGGTGTCCTACCAACTGACCGAAGCGGGCGCGGCGTTGGAGCCCGCGCTCAAAGAACTTGCGGAGTGGGCGAAGATCCATCTCCCGGAGCCGAGTCGGCCGGCCGACCGCTGA
- a CDS encoding FG-GAP repeat domain-containing protein: MPHLSPPPPGANSLAQPPPSARRNPITSLLTDTTGDGRADLVIGSDGENNQVGLVTFLKATSTAYGPSGFAISPAGPPYLGTTLVGRPRT; the protein is encoded by the coding sequence ATACCCCACCTCTCACCTCCCCCTCCCGGAGCCAACTCCCTTGCGCAACCGCCCCCTTCCGCCCGCCGCAACCCCATCACGAGCCTGCTCACCGACACGACGGGCGACGGCAGGGCGGACCTCGTCATCGGGTCGGACGGCGAGAACAACCAGGTGGGCCTGGTCACCTTCCTCAAGGCCACCTCCACCGCCTACGGCCCGAGCGGCTTCGCTATCTCCCCCGCCGGCCCGCCGTACCTGGGCACAACCTTGGTCGGCCGACCCCGGACGTGA
- a CDS encoding SDR family NAD(P)-dependent oxidoreductase has protein sequence MTSIAIVGAGPQLGLAIARTFGSQGYDVALIARNRTKLDDLVGTLTAEGITAAAFPADVLDRDALAQALKDAATQFGGIDVLEYSPVGTFGSTVLTTPADTEPSHVQHEIEFQLYGAIAATKEVLPAMREAGAGTLLYTTGAGSIDPAPQVGNVNAAAAALRNWVINLHKELDGTGIQAAHVGIDVSIGTPAVPGFPTAQPEEISPVYWELHTTDRDQAERVFGG, from the coding sequence GTGACCAGCATCGCCATTGTCGGAGCCGGCCCCCAGCTGGGCCTGGCCATCGCCCGTACCTTCGGCTCCCAGGGCTACGACGTCGCCCTGATCGCCCGCAACCGCACCAAGCTCGACGATCTCGTCGGCACACTCACCGCCGAAGGCATCACCGCCGCCGCGTTTCCGGCAGACGTGCTGGACCGTGACGCCCTCGCCCAGGCACTGAAGGACGCCGCCACGCAGTTCGGTGGGATCGACGTCCTGGAGTACTCCCCGGTCGGCACCTTCGGCTCCACCGTCCTGACCACTCCTGCGGACACCGAACCGTCCCATGTGCAGCACGAGATCGAGTTCCAGCTCTACGGAGCCATCGCCGCGACCAAGGAGGTTCTGCCCGCGATGCGGGAGGCCGGCGCGGGCACCCTGCTCTACACCACCGGCGCCGGTTCCATCGACCCCGCTCCGCAGGTCGGCAATGTCAACGCGGCCGCGGCGGCGCTCCGCAACTGGGTGATCAACCTGCACAAGGAGCTGGACGGTACCGGCATCCAGGCCGCTCATGTCGGCATCGACGTGTCGATCGGCACCCCGGCCGTCCCCGGGTTCCCGACGGCCCAGCCCGAGGAGATCTCCCCCGTCTACTGGGAGCTGCACACCACCGACCGCGACCAGGCCGAGCGAGTCTTCGGAGGCTGA
- a CDS encoding Yip1 family protein, whose protein sequence is MSQLGSKAPPETPGPTRVRAEPGTFDDVAGFRIGRGGRDNRAPQARPQQPPYGQQAPPAPQGAPQGRPYGYPSAPQPYPQQQPQYGNPAGGGGRQWSQGNGGNGAYGDEPEYFGDGGGYAHPGTPDPYAANNPGNTQAFGVGEDPYTQGGTYRAGSTQAPTGPVGPRLHWKDLLRGIVLAPQQTFLQMRDYTMWGPALIVTFLYGLLAVFGFDGARADAINATLANAVPIVLITAVAMVLSSFVLGVVTHTLARQLGGDGAWQPTVGLSMLIMSLTDAPRLIFAMFFGGDATFVQALGWATWVAAGALLTMMVSRSHDLPWPKALGASAIQLIALLSIVKLGTF, encoded by the coding sequence ATGTCACAGCTCGGCAGCAAAGCCCCACCCGAAACCCCCGGCCCGACACGTGTCCGCGCGGAACCAGGTACGTTCGATGACGTGGCTGGATTCAGGATCGGACGCGGCGGCCGGGACAACAGGGCACCGCAAGCGCGCCCTCAACAACCTCCGTACGGGCAGCAGGCACCCCCGGCACCCCAGGGGGCACCGCAGGGACGGCCGTACGGCTACCCCTCGGCGCCGCAGCCGTACCCGCAGCAGCAACCGCAGTACGGAAACCCTGCGGGTGGCGGCGGCCGGCAGTGGTCCCAGGGGAACGGCGGCAACGGCGCCTACGGCGACGAGCCGGAGTACTTCGGCGACGGCGGCGGGTATGCCCACCCGGGCACCCCGGACCCGTACGCGGCGAACAACCCCGGCAACACCCAGGCCTTCGGCGTAGGTGAGGACCCGTACACCCAGGGCGGTACGTACCGCGCGGGCTCCACCCAGGCCCCCACGGGCCCGGTCGGCCCCCGCCTGCACTGGAAGGACCTGCTGAGAGGCATCGTCCTCGCACCCCAGCAGACCTTCCTGCAGATGCGGGACTACACGATGTGGGGCCCCGCCCTGATCGTGACGTTCCTCTACGGCCTGCTCGCGGTCTTCGGCTTCGACGGCGCCCGCGCGGACGCCATAAACGCCACCCTGGCGAACGCGGTCCCGATCGTCCTGATCACCGCCGTGGCGATGGTGCTGTCGTCCTTCGTCCTGGGCGTGGTCACCCATACCCTGGCCCGCCAACTGGGCGGCGACGGAGCCTGGCAGCCCACGGTCGGCCTGTCGATGCTGATCATGTCCCTCACCGACGCCCCCCGCCTGATCTTCGCCATGTTCTTCGGCGGCGACGCGACCTTCGTCCAGGCCCTCGGCTGGGCCACGTGGGTAGCGGCCGGCGCCCTCCTCACGATGATGGTCAGCCGCTCCCACGACCTCCCCTGGCCCAAGGCCCTGGGCGCCTCGGCGATCCAACTGATCGCCCTGCTGTCGATCGTGAAGCTGGGCACGTTCTAG
- the dcd gene encoding dCTP deaminase → MLLSDKDIRAEIDAGRVRIDPYDESMVQPSSVDVRLDRYFRVFENHRYPHIDPSVEQADLTRLVEPEGDEPFILHPGEFVLASTYEVVSLPDDLASRLEGKSSLGRLGLVTHSTAGFIDPGFSGHVTLELSNLATLPIKLWPGMKIGQLCLFRLSSPAEFPYGSERYGSRYQGQRGPTASRSFLNFHRTQV, encoded by the coding sequence GTGCTTCTCTCAGACAAGGACATCCGGGCCGAGATCGACGCCGGGCGGGTCCGGATCGATCCCTACGACGAATCCATGGTGCAGCCGTCGAGTGTCGACGTGCGCCTCGACCGCTACTTCCGGGTGTTCGAGAACCACCGCTACCCCCACATCGACCCCTCCGTCGAACAGGCGGATCTGACGCGGCTGGTGGAGCCGGAGGGTGACGAGCCGTTCATCCTCCACCCCGGCGAGTTCGTCCTCGCCTCGACCTACGAGGTCGTATCGCTCCCCGACGACCTCGCCTCCCGCCTCGAAGGGAAGTCCTCCCTCGGCCGGCTCGGGCTCGTCACGCACTCCACCGCCGGTTTCATCGACCCCGGCTTCTCCGGGCACGTGACGCTGGAGCTGTCGAATCTCGCGACGCTCCCCATCAAGCTCTGGCCCGGCATGAAGATCGGCCAACTGTGCCTGTTCCGGCTCAGCTCACCGGCCGAGTTCCCGTACGGGAGCGAGCGCTACGGCTCCCGCTACCAGGGGCAGCGCGGGCCCACCGCCTCCCGTTCCTTCCTCAACTTCCACCGGACGCAGGTGTGA
- a CDS encoding MFS transporter — protein sequence MTDPGSTPPPTRRRPAWLTRNVKVLCGVSFLQDAASELLYPILPIFLTVVLGAPPVAVGAIEGAAEGAASITKVAAGRLADRFARRPLIGAGYGLAAVGKLLIALASAWPLVLVARVTDRLGKGMRGAPRDALLVEGVPSGQRGKVFGLHRAADTAGAVVGPLVGLVLYEALDHRLRPLFWIAVIPAVASVALVAAVRDPRAKGTDGSSTPTARTPRRSLPRPYWRVLTVLLAFNLVNFPDALLLLRAHELGLSTAGVVGAYAVYNFVYAALSYPAGALSDRLPRPLVFATGLVFFAIGYLGLGLIHSPWAVFVVLPLYGGFAACTDGVGKAWISTLVPDHQQGTAQGLFQGATGAAVLLAGVWAGLAWGADGHLPLLISGGIALVLAGVLPVVARARTAAL from the coding sequence GTGACCGATCCCGGCAGCACCCCGCCACCGACCCGACGCCGCCCCGCGTGGCTGACCCGCAACGTCAAGGTGCTGTGCGGGGTGTCCTTTCTCCAGGACGCGGCCAGCGAACTCCTCTATCCGATCCTGCCGATCTTCCTGACCGTGGTGCTCGGCGCCCCGCCCGTCGCGGTCGGTGCCATCGAGGGAGCGGCCGAGGGCGCCGCCTCGATCACCAAGGTGGCCGCCGGGCGCCTGGCCGACAGGTTCGCCCGCCGTCCGCTGATCGGTGCCGGATACGGCCTGGCCGCGGTCGGCAAACTGCTCATCGCGCTCGCGTCCGCCTGGCCGCTGGTCCTCGTCGCCAGGGTCACCGACCGGCTCGGCAAGGGCATGCGCGGGGCGCCTCGCGACGCCCTGCTCGTGGAAGGCGTTCCGAGCGGACAGCGCGGCAAGGTGTTCGGGCTGCACCGGGCGGCCGACACCGCCGGCGCGGTGGTCGGCCCGCTCGTCGGGCTGGTCCTGTACGAGGCGCTCGACCACCGGTTGCGCCCGCTGTTCTGGATCGCAGTGATCCCCGCCGTCGCATCGGTCGCGCTGGTCGCCGCCGTCCGCGACCCCCGGGCCAAGGGGACGGACGGCTCCTCGACGCCGACCGCACGCACGCCCCGGCGGTCCCTGCCCCGCCCCTACTGGCGGGTCCTCACGGTGCTGCTCGCCTTCAACCTGGTCAACTTCCCCGACGCGCTCCTGCTGTTGCGCGCCCACGAACTGGGCCTGTCGACAGCCGGGGTGGTGGGCGCGTACGCGGTCTACAACTTCGTCTACGCCGCCCTGTCCTACCCCGCGGGAGCACTGTCGGACCGGCTCCCCCGCCCGCTGGTCTTCGCCACCGGTCTGGTCTTCTTCGCGATCGGCTACCTGGGCCTAGGCCTGATCCACAGTCCCTGGGCTGTGTTCGTGGTGCTGCCGCTCTACGGCGGTTTCGCCGCCTGCACCGACGGGGTCGGCAAGGCCTGGATCTCCACGCTCGTCCCCGACCACCAACAGGGCACCGCGCAGGGCCTTTTCCAGGGCGCCACCGGCGCCGCCGTCCTGCTCGCGGGCGTGTGGGCCGGGCTCGCCTGGGGCGCCGACGGCCACCTTCCGCTGCTGATCTCCGGCGGCATCGCACTGGTCCTCGCCGGTGTGCTGCCGGTCGTCGCCCGCGCGCGGACCGCGGCGCTCTGA